In Flavobacterium piscisymbiosum, the sequence TTTTGATGGTAATCATTCGAAAAAAGCAACTTTAGCGTATTTCGATCTTTTATTAACCACTATCACAAACGATTCTGTTTGGATATTTGATGACATTCACTGGTCTCCTGATATGGAAGAAGCGTGGGAAATAATTAAAAACCATCCAAAAGTTACTGTAACTATTGATACTTTTCAATGGGGATTTGTGTTTTTTAGGTACGAGCAGGAAAAAGAACATTTTGTGATTAGGGCATAAAAAAAATGACAACCATTTCTGATTGTCATTTTAATACTAATTCAATTTACTTAATTATTTTTTAGCTTCTTTGTTTTCTTCAGATTTAGCTCCCATTCTGTTAAGAGTGTACATTGGAGCAAATTTCACTTTCAAACCTGCAATTTTTCTATTGTCTTCAGATGTAAGACCTTCTTTTTCAACTGTATTTTTACGGCTGTCAAGTGCTTCGTACATTAATTTTACTTCATCCCAGTCTTCACGAGAATATTTATCTTTATTATCCTCTACAGTATGTACAAATTGTTGGTATACACTATGAATATTTTTAGCGTTTACCCAGTCAAAATTCATATCATCTCCAATTTTTCCTTCACCAAATAAGGCGTTTCTTAATTGTTGTTTTGGGCTTGGAGCCGGAGGAGCAAGAACGGTAGCCATTTCATTTTTAAACGCTTCGTATTTAACTTTACTCTCATTTATTTTTTCTGTTGCTGCAGAATTGTCTTTAAGATCAGCTAGTGCAGTTTGAGCCTCGGCAGCTTTTCTGTCATATTCAGCTTCAACAGTTGCCCAATCGGCTTTCAAATCATCGGCTTTTACGTTTTTAACAGAATCAACGTAGGCTACATAAGCATCGACTGTTTTTTGAGCTTTTTCCTGTTTTTCATCTTTACAAGATGTAAATGCTAATGCAATTAATGCAATTCCCGATAATAATTGTATGTTTTTCATAATTCTGATTATTTAAGATTAGATAACAAATATAGTTAAATTTTTAAATAAAAATAAATAATTGTCATTTTTTTAATATTTAAAATTAAAATAATTCAATAAAAATTAAAAAATAT encodes:
- a CDS encoding DUF6565 domain-containing protein translates to MKNIQLLSGIALIALAFTSCKDEKQEKAQKTVDAYVAYVDSVKNVKADDLKADWATVEAEYDRKAAEAQTALADLKDNSAATEKINESKVKYEAFKNEMATVLAPPAPSPKQQLRNALFGEGKIGDDMNFDWVNAKNIHSVYQQFVHTVEDNKDKYSREDWDEVKLMYEALDSRKNTVEKEGLTSEDNRKIAGLKVKFAPMYTLNRMGAKSEENKEAKK